A genomic segment from Montipora foliosa isolate CH-2021 chromosome 9, ASM3666993v2, whole genome shotgun sequence encodes:
- the LOC137971959 gene encoding suppressor of cytokine signaling 2-like: MSTKSHISSSSSCFDKVLETLHTSGFYWGPINANQSKSLLLHKTTGTFLVRASSDPKHLFTLSLKTTSGVTNIRIIMYDGKFLLDQNLNNGKNMCAARRPAAILRFDCVIKMIFYYMLVSRQQNSSSSGRVCDSGTMLLLVAPLYKEVSSLKHLCRRTLNRHFGGEEIQKLPVPPKLKNYLRRYQYPL, translated from the coding sequence ATGTCAACGAAATCACACATTTCTTCATCATCGTCGTGTTTTGACAAGGTATTGGAGACCTTACACACAAGTGGGTTTTATTGGGGACCGATAAACGCAAATCAATCAAAGAGCTTATTGCTTCATAAAACGACTGGAACCTTTCTGGTGAGAGCGAGCTCGGATCCTAAACATTTATTCACTTTGAGTTTAAAGACAACATCTGGAGTGACTAATATCCGCATAATCATGTACGATGGAAAATTTTTGCTAGATCAGAATCTAAACAACGGAAAAAACATGTGTGCTGCGCGTCGGCCTGCAGCTATACTCAGGTTTGACTGCGTCataaaaatgattttttatTACATGCTTGTGTCGAGACAGCaaaattcttcttcttcagGGAGAGTGTGTGACAGTGGAACGATGCTACTTCTTGTGGCACCCTTGTATAAAgaagtttcaagtttaaaacATTTATGTCGAAGAACTCTGAATCGTCATTTTGGAGGAGAGGAGATACAAAAACTACCGGTTCCCCCAAaactgaaaaattatttgaggAGATATCAGTATCCATTATAG
- the LOC137971958 gene encoding serine hydroxymethyltransferase-like — MAVNGHIEPDFADMCDPLEANDPELYEILKKEKRRQVCGLELIASENFTSKAVMEALGSCMTNKYSEGQVGQRYYGGNQFVDEMESLCKKRALEAFRLDPEKWGVNVQAYSGSPANFAVYTGLLNPHDRIMGLDLPDGGHLTHGFMTEKKRISATSIFFESMPYKTNPKSGLIDYDMLAETARLFRPKLIVAGISAYPRHLDYARFRAICDEVGAYLMADMAHISGLVAGDVVPGPFEHADIVTTTTHKSLRGPRSGVIFYRKGIKGYKKNGDPIKYDYASKIDFALFPGLQGGPHNNAIAALCVALKQASSPEFKAYAQQILDNCQAMAKVFLDRGYTLVSGGSDNHLVLMDLRPMGIGGALGEKVLEEVAITVNKNTCPGDKSALRPGGLRIGTPALTTRALKEKDFEQVADFIDRGIKLGLEVQKISGSDLKKFQEILHSDQFKGQVEDLKNQVETFSMKFPMPGYDLI, encoded by the exons ATGGCTGTAAACGGGCATATTGAACCCGATTTTGCTGACATGTGTGATCCTTTGGAGGCCAACGATCCTGAATTGTATGAAATCTTGAAAAAGGAGAAACGCCGTCAAGTTTGTGGCCTAGAATTGATTGCATCAGAGAACTTCACGAGTAAGGCTGTGATGGAAGCGTTAGGCTCTTGTATGACCAATAAATACTCCGAAGGACAAGTGGGACAGAGATATTATGGGGGAAATCAGTTTGTAGACGAAATGGAAAGCTTGTGCAAGAAGCGAGCACTCGAAGCTTTTCG GTTAGATCCTGAAAAGTGGGGTGTGAATGTTCAGGCATATTCTGGCTCCCCTGCAAACTTTGCCGTATACACTGGGCTACTTAATCCACATGATCGCATCATGGGTCTCGATCTACCAGATGGAGGACATCTGACTCATGGATTCATGACCGAGAAGAAGAGAATCTCGGCAACTTCCATCTTCTTTGAATCGATGCCTTATAAGACCAATCCCAAAAGTGGATTGATTGACTATGACATGCTTGCCGAAACAGCTCGACTGTTCCGCCCAAAGTTGATTGTTGCTGGAATCAGTGCATATCCTCGACATTTAGACTATGCCAGATTTAGAGCAATTTGTGATGAGGTGGGAGCCTATCTGATGGCAGATATGGCTCATATTAGTGGCCTTGTGGCAGGAGATGTAGTCCCCGGTCCATTTGAGCATGCAGATATTGTAACAACTACAACACACAAGTCCCTGCGTGGACCACGCTCTGGAGTCATATTCTATCGTAAGGGGATCAAGGGCTACAAGAAGAATGGAGATCCCATCAAGTATGACTATGCAAGCAAAATTGATTTTGCCCTCTTCCCTGGACTCCAAGGCGGTCCCCACAACAATGCAATTGCTGCACTTTGTGTGGCGTTGAAGCAGGCAAGTTCTCCAGAATTTAAGGCATATGCTCAGCAGATTTTGGACAACTGCCAGGCCATGGCCAAGGTGTTTTTGGATCGTGGCTATACGTTGGTTTCTGGTGGGTCTGATAATCACCTGGTGTTGATGGATCTGCGTCCGATGGGCATTGGTGGAGCACTTGGTGAGAAAGTTTTGGAAGAAGTGGCAATCACTG TGAACAAGAACACATGTCCGGGTGACAAGAGTGCATTGCGTCCAGGTGGACTCCGTATCGGCACCCCTGCTCTCACCACACGGGCACTGAAGGAAAAGGATTTTGAGCAAGTTGCAGATTTCATTGATCGAGGAATCAAACTGGGTCTTGAAGTACAGAAAATCAGCGGATCAGATCTAAAGAAATTCCAAGAAATTTTGCATAGTGATCAATTCAAGGGTCAAGTAGAAGACCTGAAAAACCAGGTGGAAACATTTTCCATGAAATTCCCCATGCCAGGATATGACCTCATTTAA